Proteins from a genomic interval of Diprion similis isolate iyDipSimi1 chromosome 10, iyDipSimi1.1, whole genome shotgun sequence:
- the LOC124411795 gene encoding probable cytochrome P450 49a1, which yields MKKILRSVKVGAQGQNRTIIRTLGNAYPAATPNENATTPKPISWEEAKPFNEMPGPKPLPVIGNIHRFLPLIGEYYEKDKKDNSIFMRKINETFGKVVRVAGLPALPESVFVYDPDEAEKVYRNAGQWPMRDEIKTLSRYRRVIRKEVYDEAYGLLITQGEEWWKFRSIVNKVLMRPQITKLYIDAIDKIAEDFVRRIRLIREENFEMPENFTNELNRWALESIGVVALDTRFGCLEGDLSEDSEAQRLIQTVLAWFELWYQLEAQPSLHHWVNTKNWKQFISTMDYFNETAMKYVNEAVERIKKHPKSDEEDKSVLERLIAVDKKVACVMALDMLQAGIDTTSQTAAVCLYYLAKNPDKQDILRQELREYAPNGRITAENNEKMAYLKACMRESARLSPIAYANQRLLPNDVVIGGYQVPKRTPVILCHMAMATNPEIFPEPMKYIPERWLRSSPHFNNAHKFAMMPFGHGSRMCIGKRFAEMEVEALVTKVITNFNLSWHHKDMEFTSKIINVPRSPLRFKMTDVQVKI from the exons ATGAAGAAGATTTTACGATCTGTAAAAGTTGGTGCCCAGGGTCAGAATCGAACCATCATCAGAACACTTGGAAACGCTTATCCTGCGGCAACACCCAACGAAAATGCCACGACGCCTAAACCGATTTCGTGGGAAGAAGCGAAACCCTTCAATGAAATGCCTGGGCCAAAACCACTTCCGGTAATCGGAAATATTCACAGATTCTTACCCCTTATCG GCGAATATTacgagaaagataaaaaagatAACAGTATCTTTATGCGGAAGATCAACGAAACATTTGGCAAAGTGGTACGAGTAGCTGGTCTACCTGCATTACCGGAATCCGTTTTCGTTTACGATCCTGACGAGGCCGAAAAG GTATATAGAAACGCTGGTCAATGGCCGATGagggatgaaataaaaactctCAGCCGCTACCGAAGGGTGATACGGAAAGAGGTCTACGACGAGGCATACGGTCTCTTAATTAC GCAGGGAGAGGaatggtggaaatttcgaagCATCGTCAACAAAGTCCTGATGCGACCCCAAATTACCAAACTCTACATCGACGCCATAGACAAGATTGCCGAAGACTTTGTAAGAAG AATCCGACTAATTCGAGAGGAAAATTTCGAGATGCCAGAAAACTTTACCAACGAATTGAACAGATGGGCTCTAGAGT CAATCGGGGTTGTTGCCCTGGACACAAGGTTCGGATGCCTAGAAGGAGATCTTTCCGAGGATTCCGAGGCGCAACGTTTGATACAGACGGTGCTGGCATGGTTCGAGCTGTGGTACCAGCTGGAAGCACAGCCGTCGCTTCACCACTGGGTGAACACAAAGAACTGGAAGCAATTCATCTCGACAATGGATTATTTCAATGA GACCGCGATGAAATACGTCAACGAAGCTGTAGAGAGGATAAAAAAGCACCCGAAAAGCGACGAGGAAGACAAGAGCGTCCTCGAGAGGCTGATCGCCGTCGATAAGAAAGTTGCCTGTGTCATGGCTCTGGACATGCTCCAGGCGGGTATCGATACC ACTTCCCAAACTGCAGCGGTGTGTCTTTACTACTTGGCTAAAAATCCTGACAAGCAGGATATCCTGCGACAAGAGTTGAGAGAGTATGCACCAAATGGAAGAATTACCGCGGAAAACAACGAGAAAATGGCGTACTTGAAGGCTTGCATGAGAGAGTCTGCaag ATTATCACCAATAGCGTACGCGAATCAACGACTTTTGCCCAACGACGTAGTCATTGGTGGTTATCAGGTGCCAAAAAGG ACTCCAGTTATTCTCTGTCACATGGCGATGGCAACAAACCCTGAAATATTTCCTGAGCCAATGAAATATATTCCCGAAAGATGGCTGAGATCAAGTCCGCATTTCAATAACGCCCACAAGTTTGCGATGATGCCATTTGGCCATGGATCACGTATGTGCATCGGTAAAAGATTTGCGGAAATGGAAGTTGAGGCTCTTGTTACAAAG GTGATAACGAACTTCAATTTGTCCTGGCATCACAAAGACATGGAATTCACTAGCAAAATAATTAACGTGCCCAGAAGTCCGCTGAGGTTCAAGATGACCGATGttcaagtaaaaatttaa
- the LOC124411802 gene encoding N-alpha-acetyltransferase 80-like has protein sequence MHISVIKRSNSSYAKNKKKNKKKKNSIVLHDINIHDVVRLKELLEFQVSILKTIIRSREILRQHWRLIFSTKYYTENVFKEKSKRLGIMKDTPYSVVPLHKRMELTRQCAKLVNSEWPRSETARLKSLYTSCDKFPTCLVLLDDTSVIGHCKISLVPNTCDCCFIESVVIDQKYRGRGLGSLLMRRSEEYVSKRGITKILLSTKGQEDFYKKLGYRICDPLSLYDDSYREKDSANSTPEKGSKTTTSIGPPPPPMPSILRNTSLLFSAGKTYMMKIL, from the exons atgcatatttCTGTGATAAAAAGATCGAACTCTTCCtatgcaaaaaacaaaaaaaaaaacaaaaaaaaaaaaaactccataGTTCTCCACGATATTAATATTCATGACGTAGTACGTCTCAAGGAACTTCTTGAGTTTCAAGTCTCCATTCTAAAAACAATTATACGGTCAAG AGAAATACTTCGGCAGCATTGGCGATTGATCTTTTCAACCAAGTATTACACTGAAAACGTTTTTAAAGAGAAAAGTAAACGTCTAGGCATAATGAAAGACACGCCCTACTCGGTGGTACCCCTGCACAAACGAATGGAACTAACGCGGCAGTGTGCAAAACTAGTGAATTCCGAATGGCCAAGAAGCGAAACGGCGCG gTTGAAAAGCTTGTACACTTCGTGTGATAAATTTCCCACGTGTCTTGTACTTTTGGATGATACAAGTGTCATAGGACATTGTAAAATATCCTTGGTGCCAAATACATGCGATTGTTGTTTCATAGAATCTG ttGTAATTGATCAAAAATATAGAGGACGAGGTTTGGGTTCATTGCTGATGCGTCGTTCCGAAGAATACGTGTCAAAGAGAGGAATAACAAAGATTCTTCTATCGACAAAAGGACaagaggatttttacaaaaaattaggATACAGAATTTGCGACCCGTTAAGCTTGTATGATGATTCATATCGAGAAAAAGATTCTGCAAACTCTACGCCAGAAAAAGGATCTAAAACAACGACATCGATAGgacctcctcctccacccaTGCCAAGTATACTACGGAATACCAGTTTGCTGTTTTCAGCAGGAAAAACATACATGATGAAGATATTATGA
- the LOC124411805 gene encoding flavin reductase (NADPH), with protein MIKKVVIFGATGMTGLCALNAAVEKGLQVTAFVRDEAKVPLNIKEKVNVVVGDVTNQEQVSEAVSGQEGVVVVLGTRNELAPTTVLSDGMKNIVDAMKKHNVEVVSVCLSAFLFYPPEKVPAIFKSLNADHERQFEVTKMSGLKWIAVLPPHIADAPSTKYHIKYDESGGRAISKYDLGAFLIESLNQPEHYHKVCGIANV; from the exons ATGATTAAGAAAGTCGTTATTTTTGGGGCCACGGGTATGACTGGTCTGTGCGCCCTGAACGCTGCAGTTGAAAAAG GATTGCAAGTGACGGCTTTTGTGAGGGACGAAGCTAAAGTCCCGCTCAACATTAAGGAAAAGGTGAATGTTGTCGTTGGCGACGTTACAAATCAAGAACAAGTTTCTGAGGCTGTATCTGGTCAGGAGGGCGTCGTTGTTGTTCTGGGAACAAGAAACGAACTAG CACCGACCACAGTACTTTCCGATGGTATGAAAAACATAGTCGATGCTATGAAAAAGCACAACGTCGAAGTGGTCTCTGTGTGTTTATCAG CTTTCTTGTTTTACCCACCTGAGAAGGTGCCGgcgatttttaaatctttgaatGCCGATCACGAACGCCAGTTTGAAGTAACTAAAATGAGCGGGCTGAAATGGATTGCGGTGTTACCACCCCATATCGCAG ATGCTCCAAGCACGAAATATCATATCAAGTATGACGAATCTGGCGGCCGTGCTATATCTAAGTATGATTTAGGCGCATTTTTAATAGAAAGTCTCAACCAGCCAGAGCACTACCACAAGGTATGTGGCATTGCAAAtgtttga
- the LOC124411803 gene encoding mediator of RNA polymerase II transcription subunit 6 isoform X1 codes for MVPGRPPVPDNPLGLSWHDSALIPMLNPTNIMEYFSEKSNPFYDRTCNNEIVKMQRLNPEQLTNMTGLEYILLHVQEPILYVIRKQERHSPTQATPLADYYIIAGVVYQAPDLGSVVNSRLLSTVHHLQSAIEEASSCSRYHPSKGYTWDFKNGKSLPAKKEVPVREEPSSLFQRQRVDMLLAELTRKFPLPVPKPIQPAPESTVEVKQEIKTEKKDMKPPPEKKPRVN; via the exons ATGGTGCCGGGAAGACCGCCAGTTCCTG ataatcCACTGGGACTTTCATGGCATGACAGTGCCTTGATCCCGATGCTAAATCCGACCAACATAATGGAgtatttttcggaaaaaagcAATCCGTTTTATGACAGAACTTGCAATAACGAAATAGTCAAAATGCAACGTCTCAATCCAGAGCAGTTAAC aaatatgaCAGGCCTCGAGTACATACTGTTACACGTTCAAGAGCCAATACTTTACGTGATAAGGAAACAAGAACGTCATTCACCTACCCAAGCCACCCCTTTAGCGGATTACTACATCATAGCAGGCGTAGTTTACCAAGCACCTGACCTAGGATCTGTCGTCAACTCAAGACTG TTGTCGACTGTTCATCACTTGCAATCAGCCATTGAGGAAGCAAGCTCTTGCTCTAGATACCATCCTAGCAAGGGTTATACGTGGGATTTTAAGAATGGAAAATCCCTGCCAGCGAAGAAAGAAGTACCAGTTAGAGAAGAGCCTAGTTCGTTGTTCCAGCGTCAAAGAGTTGATATGTTACTGGCTGAGCTGACCCGTAAATTTCCTCTACCTGTACCAAAGCCGATACAGCCAGCCCCTGAATCTA CTGTGGAGGTTAAACAAGAAATCAAAACTGAGAAGAAGGACATGAAACCGCCACCCGAAAAGAAGCCAAGAGTTaattga
- the LOC124411803 gene encoding mediator of RNA polymerase II transcription subunit 6 isoform X2 gives MVPGRPPVPDNPLGLSWHDSALIPMLNPTNIMEYFSEKSNPFYDRTCNNEIVKMQRLNPEQLTNMTGLEYILLHVQEPILYVIRKQERHSPTQATPLADYYIIAGVVYQAPDLGSVVNSRLLSTVHHLQSAIEEASSCSRYHPSKGYTWDFKNGKSLPAKKEVPVREEPSSLFQRQRVDMLLAELTPVEVKQEIKTEKKDMKPPPEKKPRVN, from the exons ATGGTGCCGGGAAGACCGCCAGTTCCTG ataatcCACTGGGACTTTCATGGCATGACAGTGCCTTGATCCCGATGCTAAATCCGACCAACATAATGGAgtatttttcggaaaaaagcAATCCGTTTTATGACAGAACTTGCAATAACGAAATAGTCAAAATGCAACGTCTCAATCCAGAGCAGTTAAC aaatatgaCAGGCCTCGAGTACATACTGTTACACGTTCAAGAGCCAATACTTTACGTGATAAGGAAACAAGAACGTCATTCACCTACCCAAGCCACCCCTTTAGCGGATTACTACATCATAGCAGGCGTAGTTTACCAAGCACCTGACCTAGGATCTGTCGTCAACTCAAGACTG TTGTCGACTGTTCATCACTTGCAATCAGCCATTGAGGAAGCAAGCTCTTGCTCTAGATACCATCCTAGCAAGGGTTATACGTGGGATTTTAAGAATGGAAAATCCCTGCCAGCGAAGAAAGAAGTACCAGTTAGAGAAGAGCCTAGTTCGTTGTTCCAGCGTCAAAGAGTTGATATGTTACTGGCTGAGCTGACCC CTGTGGAGGTTAAACAAGAAATCAAAACTGAGAAGAAGGACATGAAACCGCCACCCGAAAAGAAGCCAAGAGTTaattga
- the LOC124411437 gene encoding aquaporin AQPAe.a-like, whose protein sequence is MADIDCLGLGELDSSLVYAMLSEFIGCTAICFFGCGSSMKFDPETPFYMFSVALTFGIMYTVCTFMFADMSDAHFNPAITAGLMIINETKVLRGALYIVMHLLGCCLGVLFLLCVTPFDRERKFFYRNYTLGYTAPSKYISATQALLIETLVTFILMMTILLTTRTSNSSVRLFGPFAIGFIFIAGITAFGSNTGGSFNPARSFAPALLARHWHDHWVYWLGPILGSVVAAFLYKCIFKSAIEEGEESEEEDATDKSNDVVAKPGEKESQERKGEEKKL, encoded by the exons atggcagacATTGATTGCCTAGGATTAGGTGAGCTGGATTCGAGCCTAGTGTACGCTATGCTGAGCGAATTCATTGGATGTACCGCGATATGCTTTTTTGGCTGCGGAAGCTCTATGAAATTTGATCCCGAGACACCATTTTATATGTTCAGTGTCGCTCTGACTTTTGGCATAATGTACACAGTTTGCACATTCATGTTCGCCGATATGTCAGACGCTCACTTCAACCCTGCCATCACCGCAGGATTAATGATCATTAATGAG ACAAAGGTACTGCGAGGAGCGCTTTACATTGTGATGCATCTACTTGGTTGCTGCCTTGGAGTTTTGTTCCTACTTTGCGTAACTCCCTTTGACAGGGAGCggaaatttttctacagaaattACACGCTTGGATATACAGCCCCGAGCAAGTACATTTCAGCCACGCAAGCGTTGCTCATCGAAACGCTCGTCA CATTCATACTGATGATGACTATTCTCCTAACAACGCGCACGAGTAACTCGAGTGTTCGTTTGTTCGGACCTTTCGCGattggatttatttttatagccGGTATCACTGCGTTCGGCTCAAACACCGGCGGGTCGTTTAATCCGGCGAGAAGTTTTGCACCAGCTCTGTTAGCCAGACACTGGCACGATCATTGG gTTTACTGGTTGGGACCAATTCTCGGTTCGGTGGTAGCCgcttttttatacaaatgcATATTCAAGTCAGCAATTGAGGAGGGAGAAGAATCGGAAGAAGAAGACGCAACGGATAAATCCAACGATGTAGTGGCAAAGCCAGGAGAAAAAGAATCCCAAGAAAGAAAAggggaagaaaagaaactgtGA
- the LOC124411798 gene encoding dual specificity mitogen-activated protein kinase kinase 6 isoform X2, protein MKHKQSGTIMAVKRITATVNTQEQKRLLMDLDVSMRSSACPYTVQFYGALFREGDVWICMEVMDMSLDKFYINVYEHGRSIPEDILGKIAFAVVSALHYLYSQLRVIHRDVKPSNILINQKGEVKICDFGISGYLVDSVAKTIDAGCKPYMAPERIDPTGNPSQYDIRSDVWSLGISLVELATGKFPYASWGTPFEQLKQVVKDDAPKLPAGKFSSDFEEFINKCLMKDYTARPNYNQLLEFSFLTAHAAKDTDVAAFVGEILRLTDSERPV, encoded by the exons ATGAAGCACAAACAAAGTGGTACAATAATGGCTGTTAAG aGAATAACAGCGACGGTAAATACGCAAGAACAAAAAAGATTGCTGATGGATCTCGACGTTTCTATGCGAAGTTCGGCCTGTCCATACACAGTACAGTTTTACGGTGCTTTATTTAGGGAAGGTGATGTTTGGATATGTATGGAAGTAATGGATATGAGTTTAGACAAGTTTTATATTAATGTTTACGAACATGGGCGATCGATTCCCGAAGATATACTTGGAAAAATAGCTTTCGCC GTAGTTAGTGCACTTCACTATCTTTACTCACAGCTACGCGTTATACACAGGGATGTAAAGCCGAGTAATATATTGATAAATCAAAAAGGAGAGGTGAAGATCTGTGATTTTGGGATATCAGGTTATCTCGTAGATTCGGTAGCAAAAACCATAGATGCTGGGTGCAAGCCGTATATGGCG cCAGAAAGGATAGACCCAACAGGTAATCCTTCGCAATATGACATACGCTCAGACGTTTGGTCGCTAGGAATATCCCTCGTTGAACTGGCGACGGGAAAATTTCCTTATGCCTCGTGGGGTACTCCGTTTGAACAACTAAAGCAAGTTGTTAAAGATGACGCCCCAAAATTGCCTGCTGGTAAATTTTCTTCAGACTTTGAGGAATTTATAAACAAGTG CCTAATGAAGGATTACACTGCCCGGCCTAATTATAATCAATTATTGGAATTTAGTTTCTTAACAGCACACGCTGCTAAGGATACCGATGTAGCAGCTTTcgttggtgaaattttgagattGACAGATTCAGAAAGACCTGTTTAA
- the LOC124411798 gene encoding dual specificity mitogen-activated protein kinase kinase 6 isoform X1, which produces MASRKGKRNLRIQMSEEAAVPLTPPRNLDKRTTITIGEKTFNVEADDLEVLCVLGRGAYGVVEKMKHKQSGTIMAVKRITATVNTQEQKRLLMDLDVSMRSSACPYTVQFYGALFREGDVWICMEVMDMSLDKFYINVYEHGRSIPEDILGKIAFAVVSALHYLYSQLRVIHRDVKPSNILINQKGEVKICDFGISGYLVDSVAKTIDAGCKPYMAPERIDPTGNPSQYDIRSDVWSLGISLVELATGKFPYASWGTPFEQLKQVVKDDAPKLPAGKFSSDFEEFINKCLMKDYTARPNYNQLLEFSFLTAHAAKDTDVAAFVGEILRLTDSERPV; this is translated from the exons ATGGCTTCACGTAAggggaaaagaaatttgagaaTTCAAATGTCAGAGGAGGCAGCGGTTCCGTT aACTCCACCGAGAAACTTGGATAAACGAACGACTATAACTATTGGTGAAAAAAcgttcaatgtcgaagctgaCGATCTGGAAGTCTTGTGCGTTCTTGGACGCGGAGCATACGGCGTTGTGGAGAAGATGAAGCACAAACAAAGTGGTACAATAATGGCTGTTAAG aGAATAACAGCGACGGTAAATACGCAAGAACAAAAAAGATTGCTGATGGATCTCGACGTTTCTATGCGAAGTTCGGCCTGTCCATACACAGTACAGTTTTACGGTGCTTTATTTAGGGAAGGTGATGTTTGGATATGTATGGAAGTAATGGATATGAGTTTAGACAAGTTTTATATTAATGTTTACGAACATGGGCGATCGATTCCCGAAGATATACTTGGAAAAATAGCTTTCGCC GTAGTTAGTGCACTTCACTATCTTTACTCACAGCTACGCGTTATACACAGGGATGTAAAGCCGAGTAATATATTGATAAATCAAAAAGGAGAGGTGAAGATCTGTGATTTTGGGATATCAGGTTATCTCGTAGATTCGGTAGCAAAAACCATAGATGCTGGGTGCAAGCCGTATATGGCG cCAGAAAGGATAGACCCAACAGGTAATCCTTCGCAATATGACATACGCTCAGACGTTTGGTCGCTAGGAATATCCCTCGTTGAACTGGCGACGGGAAAATTTCCTTATGCCTCGTGGGGTACTCCGTTTGAACAACTAAAGCAAGTTGTTAAAGATGACGCCCCAAAATTGCCTGCTGGTAAATTTTCTTCAGACTTTGAGGAATTTATAAACAAGTG CCTAATGAAGGATTACACTGCCCGGCCTAATTATAATCAATTATTGGAATTTAGTTTCTTAACAGCACACGCTGCTAAGGATACCGATGTAGCAGCTTTcgttggtgaaattttgagattGACAGATTCAGAAAGACCTGTTTAA